In Apium graveolens cultivar Ventura chromosome 10, ASM990537v1, whole genome shotgun sequence, the following are encoded in one genomic region:
- the LOC141691742 gene encoding uncharacterized protein LOC141691742 — protein MTKWAEAKAISTINQQDCIKFMDSIVMRFGILVILVSNNGPPFVGYEIEAYLKELRIKHKRASVAHPQGNGQVKVTNRTILRGLEKRLEESKKTWPDELPKVLWSYRTTPRTGTGETPFKLAYDTKSRLPVKTGSPSHRVANFDEVSNIEGLKTNPELLDEVRDRAVQKM, from the coding sequence ATGACTAAATGGGCAGAAGCCAAAGCAATAAGTACGATCAATCAACAAGATTGTATTAAATTCATGGATTCAATTGTTATGCGGTTCGGGATCCTAGTGATTTTAGTCTCAAATAATGGCCCACCATTCGTTGGATATGAAATTGAAGCATATTTGAAAGAACTCAGAATCAAGCACAAAAGGGCATCTGTGGCACACCCTCAGGGAAATGGACAAGTCAAGGTAACCAACAGGACCATACTCCGAGGCCTAGAGAAAAGGTTGGAAGAGTCCAAGAAAACTTGGCCAGATGAACTCCCAAAAGTCCTATGGTCCTACAGGACCACCCCCAGGACAGGGACTGGGGAAACCCCTTTTAAACTCGCTTACGACACTAAATCCCGGTTACCAGTCAAAACAGGATCACCCTCTCACAGAGTGGCTAATTTTGATGAAGTCTCCAATATCGAAGGCCTCAAAACCAATCCGGAACTTCTGGACGAGGTGAGGGATCGGGCGGTGCAAAAAATGTAG